A genomic region of Pararge aegeria chromosome 11, ilParAegt1.1, whole genome shotgun sequence contains the following coding sequences:
- the LOC120627674 gene encoding cysteine and histidine-rich domain-containing protein, with protein sequence MPENKNLVICYNRGCGQHFDPNINDKDECCHHPGAPVFHDAYKGWSCCNKKSVDFTEFLNIKGCTVSKHSNVKPPEPEKKVLDSELEKKEVIEVRAPIIGPQLTRPPFESPTVTLEACIADSLKENLQKASQPAVAASDGNQLVKIGTICKNGGCNTPYEGPESNSTMCTYHPGCPVFHEGLKFWTCCQKRTTDFDTFLSQPGCTTGTHKWVKESAPAGTVKCRWDWHQTPEYVIISVYAKKYDPFTSYIKINPIRLNTKLVFHEEGNAVFEIDFELRGVIDISKSSASMMPSKVEIKLKKGEPGAWSKLDFPRKSEPQQEPQKPQDEQPDDDSVDLSTVEAIQSMGKVNVTG encoded by the exons ATGCCAGAAAATAAGAACTTAGTCATTTGTTATAACCGCGGTTGTGGTCAGCATTTCGATCCGAACATCAACGATAAAG ACGAATGCTGTCACCATCCTGGCGCTCCAGTATTCCATGATGCTTACAAAGGATGGTCTTGTTGCAACAAGAAAAGTGTGGATTTTACTGAATTCCTCAACATCAAGGGATGTACAGTCTCAAAACATTCTAACGTG aaaCCACCAGAACCAGAGAAAAAGGTGCTAGATAGTGAATTGGAAAAGAAGGAAGTGATAGAAGTCAGAGCACCAATTATTGGACCCCAGCTAACCAGACCCCCATTTGAATCTCCAACAGTCACCTTAGAAGCTTGCATAGCAGATTCTTTAAAGGAAAACCTACAAAAAGCATCACAGCCGGCAGTGGCAGCATCTGATGG GAATCAATTAGTAAAAATCGGAACAATTTGTAAGAATGGAGGATGCAACACACCTTACGAAGGGCCAGAGAGTAACAGCACCATGTGTACATATCATCCAGGCTGCCCTGTTTTTCACGAAGGGCTGAAATTTTGGACCTGCTGCCAGAAAAGAACCACAGATTTTGACACCTTCCTTAGTCAACCTGGATGCACTACAGGCACTCATAAATGGGTTAAAGAG AGTGCGCCGGCTGGAACAGTGAAGTGTCGCTGGGACTGGCATCAAACGCCGGAATATGTGATAATCAGTGTATATGCCAAGAAGTATGACCCATTcaccagttatattaaaataaaccctATTCGCCTTAATACAAAGTTGGTTTTTCATGAAGAAGGAAATGCAGTGTTTGAAATTGATTTTGAGCTAAGAGGA GTAATCGATATAAGTAAAAGCAGTGCATCAATGATGCCCTCTAAAGTGGAAATAAAGTTGAAGAAAGGAGAGCCGGGCGCTTGGAGCAAGCTGGACTTCCCAAGAAAATCTGAACCCCAGCAAGAACCCCAGAAACCTCAGGATGAGCAGCCTGATGACGATTCTGTAGACTTATCTACCGTCGAAGCCATACAGTCTATGGGAAAAGTTAACGTCACCGGTTGA